The proteins below come from a single Synechococcus sp. WH 8101 genomic window:
- a CDS encoding CbiQ family ECF transporter T component produces MDWLRQIPIGQYVDGSSSWLRRLDPRLKLAWVLLFLLTPVLAGPLWRLGLLGLLLLLTLFSGLPPRLWWRSLLLLSLLGVGVGLLAALLPTGDPAATLPLRSPQELPDLTIPPSGWELLRLGPLKLGPFTLGPFVVDRRSAELGLSSATLIVTVVHSVNLMLLTTPSEELVWALSWLMAPLAVLGLPVDRLSFQLLLALRFLPLVQEELQNLLRALASRAVNLKSLGFKASFGLVLAVAERLLANILLRAEQGADALLVRGGRWCPAAAFRPAAAVAWRDHLRNGAGVGLLLLLLGLRGKYGAL; encoded by the coding sequence ATGGACTGGCTGCGGCAAATTCCGATCGGGCAGTACGTGGACGGCAGCAGCAGCTGGCTACGGCGGCTTGATCCGCGTCTGAAGCTGGCTTGGGTGCTGCTGTTTCTGCTCACCCCCGTGCTGGCTGGTCCGCTCTGGCGCCTGGGCCTGCTGGGCCTCTTGCTCTTGCTCACGCTGTTCAGTGGGCTACCGCCGCGGTTGTGGTGGCGCTCTCTTTTGCTCTTGAGCCTGCTCGGTGTGGGCGTTGGACTCCTGGCCGCCCTGCTGCCCACCGGTGATCCAGCCGCGACCCTGCCGTTGCGCTCTCCGCAGGAACTCCCCGATCTGACGATCCCTCCATCAGGCTGGGAGCTGTTGCGCCTCGGCCCCCTGAAACTCGGGCCGTTCACGCTCGGGCCCTTCGTGGTGGATCGGCGCTCGGCTGAGCTCGGACTCAGCAGCGCCACGCTGATTGTCACGGTGGTGCACAGCGTCAATCTGATGCTGCTCACCACGCCCAGTGAGGAGCTGGTATGGGCCCTGAGCTGGTTGATGGCACCGCTGGCCGTGCTGGGCCTGCCCGTGGATCGCCTCAGCTTCCAGCTGTTGCTGGCGCTTCGATTCCTGCCGCTGGTGCAGGAAGAGTTGCAGAACCTGTTGCGGGCACTCGCCAGTCGGGCGGTCAATCTGAAAAGCCTCGGATTCAAAGCGTCCTTCGGCCTGGTGCTCGCCGTGGCTGAGCGCCTTCTCGCCAACATCCTGCTGCGCGCCGAGCAGGGCGCGGATGCCCTGCTGGTGCGGGGTGGGCGCTGGTGCCCTGCCGCCGCGTTCCGCCCGGCCGCGGCGGTGGCTTGGCGCGACCATCTGCGCAATGGTGCAGGGGTGGGGCTGCTGCTGCTGTTGCTCGGGCTGCGCGGGAAGTACGGTGCCCTGTGA
- a CDS encoding PipX family protein, with product MGAERYLNHPTFGMLYRVAPAGEGRDIYATLYAQRMFFLVTLQPRGAQFEVIPYQDARHHAELNLARSRRDGSPEQERWKQLFDQTFI from the coding sequence GTGGGTGCCGAGCGCTATCTCAATCACCCCACGTTTGGCATGCTCTATCGCGTGGCGCCGGCGGGCGAAGGCCGCGACATCTACGCCACGCTCTACGCGCAACGGATGTTTTTCCTGGTGACGCTGCAACCGCGGGGCGCTCAATTTGAGGTGATTCCCTATCAGGATGCTCGTCATCATGCTGAGCTCAACCTGGCCCGCAGTCGCCGGGATGGCTCCCCGGAGCAGGAGCGCTGGAAGCAGCTGTTCGACCAGACTTTTATCTGA
- a CDS encoding YggS family pyridoxal phosphate-dependent enzyme, producing the protein MDAHDLSRRWQSLMAALPPSARLLAVSKGHPAVAIRDLAALGQEAFGESRVQEALRKQEELADLTQLQWHFIGRLQANKVRQVLRAFGTIHSLDSLALCERVSRIAGEERCQPRVMLQVKLRPDPNKGGWDPKDLRQVWPDLQRLPHCSIVGLMTIAPLGLAPEERLALFRDCRQLADDLDLSECSMGMSGDWAEAVHAGATWVRLGSALFGERSIQQSVA; encoded by the coding sequence ATGGACGCACATGATCTTTCCCGGCGCTGGCAGAGCTTGATGGCAGCCCTGCCACCGTCGGCCCGGTTGTTGGCGGTGAGCAAAGGGCATCCAGCGGTGGCGATTCGTGACCTTGCTGCCCTCGGTCAGGAGGCCTTCGGGGAGAGTCGTGTCCAGGAGGCGTTGCGGAAACAGGAGGAACTTGCGGATCTGACCCAGCTGCAGTGGCATTTCATCGGTCGCCTGCAGGCGAACAAGGTGCGCCAGGTGCTGCGCGCTTTTGGCACGATTCATTCCCTTGACAGCCTTGCCCTGTGTGAACGGGTCTCGCGCATTGCTGGAGAAGAACGGTGCCAGCCGCGGGTGATGCTGCAGGTGAAGCTCCGTCCGGACCCGAACAAGGGAGGCTGGGATCCCAAGGACCTGCGCCAGGTCTGGCCGGATTTGCAACGGTTGCCCCATTGCTCCATCGTTGGCCTGATGACCATCGCCCCCCTGGGGCTGGCGCCTGAGGAGCGCTTGGCCCTGTTTCGCGACTGTCGTCAGCTCGCGGATGACTTGGACCTCAGCGAGTGCTCCATGGGGATGAGTGGCGATTGGGCTGAGGCGGTGCATGCCGGTGCCACCTGGGTACGACTCGGGTCTGCGTTGTTCGGAGAGCGTTCGATACAGCAATCGGTGGCTTGA
- a CDS encoding cell division protein SepF has product MSLISRLRAVVAGDDYLDGEYDDLDYDTGEELETDGGASHASGGALAPLGSANPFASDEAFASSSNVIGMPGISTAATEVMLMEPRSFDEMPRAIQALRERKTIILNLTMMEPDQAQRAVDFVAGGTFAIDGHQERVGESIFLFAPSCVTVTNAHQDEASSPTVVTKDVEQASAEASVAPAPAWGGAAAL; this is encoded by the coding sequence GTGTCGCTCATTTCCCGCCTTCGCGCCGTTGTTGCCGGTGATGATTATCTCGATGGCGAATATGACGATCTCGATTACGACACCGGCGAGGAGCTGGAGACTGACGGCGGGGCCAGCCATGCCTCCGGTGGCGCTCTCGCCCCTCTCGGCTCCGCCAATCCTTTCGCCAGTGATGAGGCCTTTGCCAGCAGCTCCAATGTGATCGGCATGCCTGGAATCAGCACGGCGGCCACCGAAGTGATGCTGATGGAGCCCCGCAGTTTTGACGAAATGCCTCGGGCGATTCAGGCCCTGCGTGAACGCAAAACCATCATCCTCAATCTCACGATGATGGAACCCGATCAGGCGCAGCGTGCTGTTGATTTCGTGGCGGGTGGCACCTTCGCCATTGATGGTCATCAGGAACGCGTGGGTGAAAGCATTTTTCTCTTCGCCCCCAGCTGCGTCACCGTGACCAACGCCCATCAAGACGAAGCCTCCTCACCCACCGTGGTGACGAAAGATGTGGAGCAGGCTTCCGCTGAGGCCAGTGTCGCCCCCGCTCCCGCCTGGGGCGGTGCCGCGGCTCTCTGA
- the proC gene encoding pyrroline-5-carboxylate reductase: MSHTLGVIGLGRMAQALLWPLLDEGVVSATDVMAVVGHAASAQRLQAAGPAGLTLLPATDPAASAVWGSAIQLLAIKPQQLDAVAATVPAVAPEAQPLLISVLAGVSLERLQKAFPGRRCVRAVPNTPCLVRAGLTGLAWGQGVTAADRERVKAFFSPVSEVLELAEDRLDAFLALTSSGPAYVALVAEAMADGAVAAGLPRDLSHHLAHRTLAGTAALLQEQELHPGQLKDMVASPGGTTMAALRRLEQAGVRSALIEAVVAAAEHGRQLR, encoded by the coding sequence GTGTCACACACGCTTGGGGTGATTGGCCTGGGTCGGATGGCCCAGGCTCTGCTTTGGCCACTGCTGGACGAAGGTGTTGTGTCCGCCACGGACGTGATGGCCGTGGTGGGCCATGCCGCTTCAGCCCAACGGTTGCAGGCGGCCGGTCCAGCTGGGTTGACTCTCTTGCCTGCGACGGATCCGGCAGCCTCAGCCGTCTGGGGATCTGCGATTCAGCTCTTGGCGATCAAACCGCAGCAGCTTGATGCCGTAGCCGCCACCGTTCCGGCGGTTGCGCCAGAAGCCCAGCCCCTGCTGATTTCTGTGCTCGCGGGAGTGAGCCTGGAGCGCTTGCAGAAGGCGTTCCCCGGGCGCCGATGTGTGCGTGCCGTTCCCAACACCCCTTGTTTGGTGCGGGCTGGTCTCACCGGTCTGGCCTGGGGGCAGGGCGTAACGGCCGCCGATCGTGAGCGGGTCAAGGCGTTCTTCTCGCCGGTGAGCGAAGTGCTTGAGCTGGCAGAGGATCGGTTGGATGCCTTTCTGGCCCTCACCTCATCGGGTCCGGCCTACGTGGCGCTGGTGGCCGAGGCGATGGCCGATGGGGCGGTGGCGGCCGGTCTGCCGAGGGATCTCTCCCACCACCTCGCCCATCGCACTCTGGCGGGAACCGCAGCGCTCCTGCAGGAGCAGGAGCTCCACCCCGGCCAGCTCAAAGACATGGTCGCCTCCCCTGGTGGTACGACGATGGCGGCCCTGCGCCGGCTGGAGCAGGCGGGGGTGCGTTCAGCCCTGATCGAGGCGGTGGTGGCGGCCGCTGAACATGGACGCCAATTGCGCTGA
- a CDS encoding glycosyltransferase family 4 protein yields MAHIAWLGKKTPFCGNVTYGLSTTEALRARGHQTSFIHFDNPGVPGSGTTSLLANDPDVSLPYLVKSQVYTIPSPGAQRELRESLERLKPDLVHASLTLSPLDFRLPDLCQQLGVPLVATFHPPFDAGLRNLTAGTQQLTYQLYAPALARYDRVIVFSELQAEVLARLGVRDSRLAVIPNGVDPLCWSPSTDSEPKSSAQQAVRERLGSERIFLYMGRIATEKNVEALLKAWRLVSPKGCRLVIVGDGPLRATLQNAHGQSSVSWWGYESNLATRVALMQCAEVFVLPSLVEGLSLALLEAMASGCACVATDAGADGEVLADGAGIVLSTQGVTTQLRTLLPVLRDQPVLTAELGQRARQRVLERYTLSRNIDAIESLYADLLSTTSRTAA; encoded by the coding sequence GTGGCGCATATCGCCTGGCTGGGCAAAAAAACACCGTTCTGCGGCAACGTCACCTACGGGCTGAGCACGACCGAGGCCCTGAGAGCACGGGGTCACCAGACCAGCTTCATTCATTTCGATAATCCCGGCGTTCCCGGCAGCGGCACCACATCACTGCTGGCCAACGATCCGGATGTGAGCCTGCCTTACCTGGTGAAGTCGCAGGTTTACACGATTCCATCTCCCGGTGCCCAAAGGGAGCTGAGGGAATCACTGGAGCGCCTCAAGCCCGATCTGGTGCACGCCAGCCTCACCCTCTCGCCCCTCGACTTCCGGCTTCCCGACCTCTGCCAGCAACTGGGCGTCCCCCTGGTGGCTACCTTCCACCCTCCCTTCGACGCCGGCCTGCGCAATCTCACCGCCGGCACCCAGCAGCTCACCTATCAGCTCTATGCGCCGGCCCTGGCCCGTTACGACCGGGTGATTGTGTTCTCCGAGCTCCAGGCGGAGGTGCTCGCCCGCCTCGGGGTGCGTGACAGCCGCTTGGCGGTGATCCCCAACGGTGTCGATCCGCTCTGCTGGTCCCCGTCCACAGACAGCGAGCCGAAATCGTCAGCGCAGCAGGCGGTGCGTGAACGTCTTGGCTCCGAGCGGATCTTCCTCTACATGGGACGGATCGCCACCGAGAAGAATGTGGAGGCGCTGCTGAAGGCGTGGCGCCTGGTGAGCCCGAAGGGATGCCGGCTGGTGATCGTGGGGGATGGTCCCCTGCGGGCCACCCTGCAGAACGCCCATGGCCAAAGCTCCGTGAGCTGGTGGGGCTACGAATCGAATCTGGCCACCCGCGTGGCCCTGATGCAATGCGCCGAGGTGTTTGTGCTGCCCAGCCTGGTGGAGGGGCTGTCGCTGGCCCTGCTGGAAGCGATGGCTAGCGGCTGTGCCTGTGTGGCCACCGACGCGGGGGCCGATGGCGAGGTGCTCGCCGACGGGGCTGGCATCGTGCTCAGCACCCAGGGGGTCACCACCCAGCTGCGCACCCTGCTGCCGGTGTTGCGCGATCAACCGGTGCTCACGGCCGAACTCGGACAACGTGCCCGCCAGCGCGTGCTGGAGCGCTACACGCTGAGCCGCAATATCGATGCGATTGAATCCCTCTACGCCGACCTACTGAGCACCACCAGCCGCACGGCGGCCTGA
- a CDS encoding MFS transporter, translating into MSGPSLNTPEPALPTSENPEGGRGLQAVLRLVDFRKLWIGQIFSQLADKFYIVLMVFLIDQHLLLSSEQNGVLAEVASDIGFDISTRTQVITLLATGIFVANTIPAMVLGSVAGVWVDRWPKRRVMVASNGLRALLVLFTPLFLIPGPLILGLPWGYWGLVLMTFLESILTQFFAPAEQAAITWLVPGEHLLAANSLYQTTSMGATIVGFALGEPILRGLNHLSERIGLEGGEFVLLPFCYGMAALCLLAIDRAEPPRNLSGRSVWHEIMEGLQVLQRFPTVRSAMVHLGLLYSLLAALYVLALQLAALISSLGPSGFGTLLAMSGLGMAVGAVVVAQLGHHFSRRRLTATGLGTITWTLLLLSQFKGSLAATLTLCGILGIGAALVAIPAQTTIQEDTPEQQRGRVFGLQNNLINIALSLPLVLAGTLVSSIGLSPVLGLLALLALIAALIERPWQRC; encoded by the coding sequence TTGAGCGGTCCATCCCTGAACACTCCGGAGCCGGCCCTGCCGACCAGTGAAAACCCTGAGGGCGGGCGAGGCCTGCAGGCGGTGCTCCGCCTCGTGGACTTTCGCAAGCTCTGGATCGGCCAGATCTTCTCCCAGCTGGCCGACAAGTTCTACATCGTGCTGATGGTGTTTCTCATCGATCAGCACTTGCTGCTCAGCTCTGAGCAGAACGGCGTTCTGGCGGAGGTGGCCTCGGATATCGGCTTCGACATCAGCACCCGCACCCAGGTGATCACCCTCCTGGCCACCGGCATTTTCGTGGCCAACACCATTCCGGCCATGGTGCTGGGCAGTGTGGCCGGCGTATGGGTGGACCGCTGGCCCAAGCGCCGGGTGATGGTGGCCTCCAACGGGCTGCGGGCCCTGCTGGTGTTGTTCACCCCTCTCTTTCTGATCCCAGGCCCCCTGATCCTTGGTTTGCCCTGGGGGTATTGGGGTCTGGTGCTGATGACCTTCCTGGAATCGATCCTCACCCAGTTCTTCGCCCCGGCTGAACAGGCCGCCATCACCTGGCTGGTGCCTGGGGAGCACCTGCTCGCCGCCAATTCCCTGTATCAGACCACGAGCATGGGGGCCACGATCGTGGGCTTCGCCCTGGGCGAACCGATCCTGCGTGGGCTGAACCATCTCTCCGAACGGATCGGCCTGGAAGGCGGCGAATTCGTTCTGCTGCCCTTCTGCTACGGCATGGCCGCGTTGTGCCTGCTGGCGATTGATCGCGCCGAACCACCCCGCAACCTCTCCGGTCGCTCCGTGTGGCACGAAATCATGGAAGGGCTGCAGGTGCTGCAACGCTTCCCCACGGTGCGCAGTGCCATGGTGCATCTTGGGCTGCTTTACAGCCTGCTGGCGGCCCTGTATGTGCTCGCCCTACAGCTGGCGGCCCTGATCAGCAGCCTAGGCCCCTCGGGCTTCGGCACCCTGCTGGCGATGAGCGGCCTGGGGATGGCGGTGGGTGCCGTAGTGGTGGCGCAGCTGGGTCACCATTTCAGCCGCCGCCGCCTCACGGCCACCGGCCTCGGCACGATCACCTGGACCCTGCTGCTGCTCAGCCAGTTCAAGGGTTCGCTGGCCGCCACCCTCACCCTTTGCGGCATCCTCGGCATCGGTGCCGCCCTGGTGGCGATTCCGGCGCAGACGACCATCCAGGAAGACACCCCGGAACAGCAGCGGGGGCGCGTGTTCGGTCTGCAGAACAACCTGATCAACATCGCCCTGAGCCTTCCCCTGGTGCTGGCAGGCACCCTGGTGAGCAGCATCGGCCTGTCGCCTGTGCTGGGGCTGCTGGCGCTCCTGGCCCTGATCGCTGCTCTGATCGAACGCCCCTGGCAACGCTGCTAA
- a CDS encoding DNA repair protein RecO: MGTDRRLEALALKAGPLGEHDRLLTVLSAETGVIRLAVPGARRPRSSLAAAVPLTLLELQVVGRRGLPRLRQLRVQHSFNAVGQRLDTLAGAQALAELCIALVAGDDPIPGLLDTVLMHLERLETCSRTPTPEPGLALATTVQAAVHLLALGGYGLPLQSCCRSGAPLLPPIGQWEWRCSLLADEGFAIGSQPGAAIQLNPSELALLQRLPRAELPRRRDGALMGPPDVWLRLLTVVECWIRSHLPRPVRALAMVREAGRS, translated from the coding sequence GTGGGGACTGACCGGCGCCTCGAGGCTCTCGCCCTCAAGGCAGGCCCCCTCGGGGAGCACGACCGCTTGCTCACGGTGCTGAGCGCTGAGACAGGCGTGATCCGGCTGGCCGTACCCGGCGCACGCCGGCCCCGCAGCAGCCTGGCCGCCGCCGTTCCCCTCACCCTGCTGGAACTCCAGGTGGTGGGCCGTCGCGGTCTTCCGCGCCTCCGGCAACTGCGGGTGCAGCACAGCTTCAATGCCGTCGGCCAACGGCTCGACACCCTGGCCGGGGCTCAGGCCCTGGCCGAGCTCTGCATCGCCCTGGTGGCTGGGGATGACCCGATTCCCGGCCTGCTCGACACGGTGCTGATGCATCTGGAGCGGCTGGAAACCTGCAGCCGGACTCCCACACCGGAACCCGGCCTCGCCCTGGCCACCACGGTGCAGGCTGCCGTGCACCTGCTCGCCCTTGGCGGCTATGGACTTCCTTTGCAGAGCTGCTGCCGCAGCGGAGCCCCCCTGCTGCCGCCGATTGGCCAGTGGGAATGGCGCTGCAGTCTGCTCGCAGACGAAGGCTTCGCCATCGGGTCGCAACCGGGGGCTGCGATTCAACTCAATCCCTCCGAACTGGCCCTGCTGCAACGGCTGCCAAGGGCCGAACTGCCCCGCCGGCGGGATGGCGCCCTGATGGGGCCTCCCGACGTGTGGCTACGCCTCCTCACCGTGGTGGAGTGCTGGATCCGCAGCCATCTCCCCCGGCCCGTCCGCGCGCTCGCCATGGTGCGTGAGGCTGGGCGATCATGA
- a CDS encoding 2-deoxyribose-5-phosphate aldolase, with protein MSQASGRQRELPELPPLIHQALLDPHLMPDQLLEGCDAARQLGLGGLCTSLRHLPIVRQRLGPPGATRLIASIAFPFGALPSSLKQAEAEWAAEHGAEALDVAPDLAALAAGDTNCFAEELAALAGIGLPLTVILDLTRCEGESLQLAVEASIDAGAAAIQSGHGFGGPATPEQIIRLRMLCRGRCGIKAVGGVHRLDHCIALVEAGATAIGTSRGPSLLQELRRPQANDARGD; from the coding sequence ATGTCCCAAGCGTCCGGACGACAGCGAGAGCTACCGGAGCTGCCCCCCCTGATCCACCAGGCCCTGCTCGATCCCCACCTGATGCCGGATCAGCTCCTGGAGGGGTGTGATGCCGCCCGCCAGCTCGGCCTGGGCGGGCTCTGCACGAGCCTTCGCCACCTGCCGATCGTGCGGCAACGGCTGGGGCCGCCTGGTGCCACACGCCTGATCGCCTCAATCGCTTTCCCGTTCGGGGCCCTGCCGAGCAGCCTGAAACAGGCGGAGGCGGAATGGGCAGCAGAGCATGGGGCCGAGGCCCTCGATGTGGCACCGGATCTGGCCGCTCTCGCCGCCGGAGACACCAACTGTTTCGCCGAAGAACTGGCCGCTCTGGCTGGCATCGGCCTGCCACTGACTGTGATCCTCGACCTGACCCGCTGCGAAGGGGAATCTCTGCAACTGGCCGTGGAGGCTTCGATCGATGCCGGTGCTGCCGCCATACAGAGCGGCCATGGCTTCGGCGGACCCGCCACCCCGGAGCAGATCATCCGGCTGCGCATGCTCTGCCGGGGCCGCTGCGGCATCAAAGCCGTGGGGGGCGTGCATCGGCTCGACCACTGCATCGCCCTGGTGGAAGCCGGTGCCACGGCCATCGGTACCAGCCGCGGTCCCTCGCTGCTGCAGGAACTGCGCCGCCCCCAGGCGAACGACGCCCGTGGGGACTGA
- the hpf gene encoding ribosome hibernation-promoting factor, HPF/YfiA family yields MKLLIHGRNLELTPALRDYTQSKLERAVQHYNDMVKEADVHLSVARNPRVPQQTAEVTVFANGTVIRAQERSENLYASIDLVASKLSRQLRRFKERHSDHHHSNGHRASETPPTDAIADAAPIDGSLLDGKEVQLPDPGVRRKYFAMPPMSLEEARHQLDVIDHDFYLFRDASTGDLQVIYRRNHGGYGVIQARN; encoded by the coding sequence ATGAAGCTGCTGATCCATGGTCGCAATCTTGAACTGACCCCTGCTCTGCGCGACTACACCCAGTCAAAACTCGAGCGGGCGGTGCAGCACTACAACGACATGGTGAAGGAAGCGGATGTGCATCTCTCGGTGGCCCGGAACCCGCGGGTGCCGCAACAGACCGCCGAAGTCACCGTGTTCGCGAATGGCACGGTGATCCGGGCCCAGGAGCGCAGTGAAAACCTTTACGCCAGCATTGATCTGGTGGCGAGCAAGCTCAGCCGCCAGCTGCGTCGCTTCAAGGAACGCCACAGCGATCATCACCACAGCAACGGTCATCGGGCCAGCGAGACACCGCCGACCGATGCGATCGCGGACGCGGCTCCGATCGATGGGTCTCTGCTCGATGGCAAGGAGGTACAGCTGCCTGATCCAGGCGTGCGCCGCAAGTATTTCGCCATGCCGCCGATGAGCCTGGAGGAGGCGCGGCACCAACTGGACGTGATCGATCACGACTTTTACCTGTTTCGTGATGCCAGCACGGGCGACCTGCAGGTGATCTACCGCCGGAACCATGGCGGTTACGGCGTGATTCAGGCTCGGAACTGA
- the lipB gene encoding lipoyl(octanoyl) transferase LipB translates to MPVDIRKLETPSPSAQRAAAFLFEPSSPVAFPEAWGWQRRWQERLLAEQGAAAPEAVWLLQHPPCYTLGRGASEEHLRFDPSTPPAPLHRIDRGGEVTHHAPGQLVAYPVLDLRRHQPDLHWYLRQLEQVVLDVLLALELRGERINGLTGIWLEGRKLAAIGVGCRRWVTQHGLALNVSCDLRGFEAVVPCGLVGRAVGSLNAWIPGLTVAQVQPLLRQALAERFHLRWLAGEAIAEPELG, encoded by the coding sequence GTGCCGGTTGATATCCGCAAGCTAGAGACGCCATCCCCGTCAGCCCAGAGGGCTGCGGCATTTCTTTTTGAGCCCTCTTCGCCGGTGGCCTTTCCCGAGGCCTGGGGCTGGCAACGCCGCTGGCAGGAGCGGCTGCTGGCGGAGCAGGGTGCTGCTGCCCCGGAGGCGGTGTGGTTGCTGCAGCATCCCCCTTGCTACACCCTTGGCCGCGGTGCCAGTGAGGAGCATCTGCGTTTTGATCCCTCCACCCCTCCGGCGCCTCTGCATCGGATTGATCGGGGCGGTGAGGTGACCCATCACGCCCCGGGGCAGCTGGTGGCTTATCCGGTGCTCGACCTGCGCCGGCATCAGCCCGACCTGCACTGGTATCTGCGTCAGCTGGAGCAGGTGGTGCTCGATGTGTTGCTGGCGCTGGAGCTGCGGGGGGAGCGCATCAATGGCCTGACCGGCATCTGGCTCGAGGGGCGCAAGCTGGCGGCGATTGGCGTGGGCTGCCGTCGCTGGGTCACCCAGCACGGCCTGGCGCTCAACGTGAGTTGCGATCTGCGTGGCTTCGAGGCCGTTGTGCCCTGTGGCCTCGTGGGCCGGGCGGTGGGGAGCCTGAATGCATGGATCCCGGGCCTGACGGTGGCGCAGGTGCAGCCGCTGTTGCGTCAGGCCCTGGCAGAACGCTTCCACCTGCGCTGGCTTGCCGGCGAGGCCATTGCCGAACCGGAGCTGGGGTGA
- a CDS encoding AMP-binding protein — MTSSAAQATWTPTAQERSALARQEHVQALGRVDQIWPWLKRHHGEVMAVEAPHATHAERFSYRELADRIERAAAAFVALGLRSGDVVGLFAENSPRWLVADQGLMRAGAVDAVRGAAAPVEELRYILDDCGAVALVVQNAEIWHRLDLPPQLRARLRFVLQLEGEAPEGVLDFEAFLAHADVQVPPDPDQGRGRESAAITTATILYTSGTTGQPKGVPLSHGNLLHQMRSLACVARPEPGTPVLSVLPIWHAYERSAEYYFFSCACSQSYTTIKQLKRDLPRVKPVVMVTVPRLWEAVQAGFEDVLKTFPASRQRLLRAALANSSAYGLARRRSRNLMLEPVRRRDRLAARAEALRRWPAHALASRLIWPKLRLQLSGGQLRYPINGGGAIAPHVDAFFEAVGIELLVGYGLTETSPVVSCRRPWRNIRGSSGLPMPDTEFRIVDPDTRTPLGFRQRGVVLVRGPQVMAGYLGKPEATAKVLDADGWFDTGDLGMLLPDGSVVLTGRAKDTIVLSSGENIEPGPLEEALVASDLIEQVMLVVQDERQLGALVVPRAAAMRAWAADQGLQLAEDLGGSPGDDNLLRLLRGELNRLLSQRPGSRADERLAGIALVEPFSIENGLLTQTLKQRRDRIGQRDAAAIRSIYSR, encoded by the coding sequence GTGACATCGTCTGCTGCTCAAGCCACCTGGACGCCCACCGCTCAAGAGCGCAGCGCCCTGGCCCGTCAGGAGCATGTGCAGGCCCTGGGGCGGGTTGATCAGATCTGGCCCTGGCTGAAGCGGCATCACGGTGAAGTGATGGCGGTGGAAGCTCCTCATGCCACCCACGCGGAGCGGTTCAGTTACCGGGAGCTGGCGGATCGGATCGAGCGGGCCGCCGCAGCCTTTGTCGCCCTCGGTCTCCGCAGCGGGGATGTGGTGGGGCTGTTCGCGGAGAACAGTCCTCGCTGGTTGGTGGCGGATCAGGGTTTGATGCGTGCCGGTGCCGTGGATGCGGTGCGTGGCGCGGCCGCTCCCGTGGAGGAGCTGCGCTACATCCTTGACGATTGCGGCGCTGTGGCCCTGGTGGTGCAGAACGCTGAGATCTGGCACCGACTCGATTTGCCGCCGCAGCTGCGTGCCCGCTTGCGTTTCGTGCTGCAGCTGGAGGGAGAAGCCCCTGAGGGTGTGCTCGATTTCGAGGCTTTTCTCGCCCACGCCGACGTTCAGGTGCCACCTGATCCTGATCAGGGGCGCGGGCGGGAGTCGGCGGCTATCACCACGGCCACGATCCTTTACACGAGCGGTACTACCGGCCAGCCCAAGGGCGTGCCCCTGAGCCACGGCAATCTGTTGCACCAAATGCGCAGTCTCGCTTGCGTCGCCCGCCCGGAGCCCGGCACACCGGTGCTGAGCGTGCTGCCGATCTGGCATGCCTATGAACGCAGCGCTGAGTATTACTTCTTTTCCTGCGCCTGCTCGCAGAGCTACACCACGATCAAGCAGCTGAAGCGGGATCTGCCCCGGGTGAAACCGGTGGTGATGGTGACGGTGCCGCGCTTGTGGGAAGCGGTGCAGGCCGGTTTTGAGGATGTGCTGAAAACCTTCCCCGCGTCTCGCCAGCGTCTGTTGCGGGCGGCGCTCGCCAACAGCAGTGCCTATGGCCTGGCTCGCCGGCGCAGCCGCAATCTGATGCTCGAGCCGGTGCGTCGACGCGACCGGCTCGCGGCCCGGGCCGAAGCGCTGCGGCGCTGGCCCGCCCATGCACTCGCCTCGCGTCTGATCTGGCCGAAGCTGCGGCTCCAGCTCAGTGGCGGCCAGCTGCGTTATCCGATCAATGGCGGTGGGGCGATCGCCCCCCATGTGGATGCCTTTTTTGAAGCCGTTGGCATCGAACTGCTGGTGGGCTACGGCCTCACGGAAACCAGTCCGGTGGTGAGCTGCCGCCGGCCCTGGCGGAATATCCGCGGCAGTTCCGGTCTGCCGATGCCCGACACGGAATTCCGGATCGTCGATCCCGACACCCGCACTCCTCTGGGATTTCGCCAGCGGGGGGTGGTGTTGGTGCGCGGGCCTCAGGTGATGGCTGGGTATCTCGGCAAGCCAGAGGCGACGGCCAAGGTGCTTGATGCTGATGGCTGGTTTGACACCGGCGATCTGGGCATGTTGCTGCCGGATGGTTCCGTGGTGCTCACCGGCCGCGCCAAAGACACCATCGTGCTCAGCAGTGGCGAAAACATTGAACCAGGCCCCCTGGAGGAGGCCCTGGTGGCCAGTGATCTGATCGAGCAGGTGATGCTCGTGGTGCAGGACGAGCGCCAGCTCGGTGCCCTGGTGGTGCCGCGTGCGGCAGCGATGCGGGCCTGGGCGGCGGATCAGGGGCTGCAGCTTGCGGAGGATCTGGGCGGCAGCCCCGGGGATGACAACCTGCTGCGCCTGTTGCGCGGTGAATTGAACCGCCTGCTCAGCCAGCGCCCCGGATCAAGGGCTGATGAGCGCTTGGCGGGGATCGCCCTGGTGGAACCGTTTTCGATTGAGAACGGTCTGCTCACCCAGACGCTCAAACAGCGTCGCGATCG